The following are encoded together in the Humulus lupulus chromosome 5, drHumLupu1.1, whole genome shotgun sequence genome:
- the LOC133834745 gene encoding DNA mismatch repair protein MSH3 isoform X2 translates to MGKQKQQVISRFFAPKSKTPTSSTPPNPSSSLPSPSSSFLVVPPTPPPKISATVTFSPSKRLRTSPASRPPKVPKLSPHTHNPIPQLPSSSLHQKFLEKLLEPTSHIAEQHKTSSTPSSSKSTVKYTPLEQQVVDLKKKHPDVLLMVEVGYKYRFFGEDAEMAARVLGIYAHMDHNFLTASVPTFRLNVHVRRLVSAGFKVGVVKQTETAAIKAHGSNSIGPFCRGLSALYTKATLEAAEDVGGKEEGCGADSNYLVCAVEKSVLVEKMDSSFGMESGIEVKVGIVGVEISTGDVVYGEFNDNFMRSGLEAVILSLSPAEFILGQPLSKQTEKLLLGYAGPTSNIRVERISRDCFMDGGALAEVMTLYEKMDDYNSLDDLKQNKEVTEKGNRHLAIEGIMNMPDLVIQALALTIRYLKQFGFERIFCQGASFRPLSSNFEMTLSANALQQLEVLQNNNDGSESGSLLQSMNHTLTIFGSRLLRHWVTRPLCDRNLIIARHDAVSEIGESMGSTQAFQEDAENAQIKKPEFYHVLSSVLTNLGRAPDIQRGITRIFHRTATPTEFISVIQAILHAGKQLQQLYNEVEEESNEFLKTTNVCSELLRKLILTASSSTVIRHAAKLLSSLDKDAADKRDLQNLIISGGQFLEVARARKEIQSTKGELDSLITLFRKQLRMSKLEFMSVSGTTHLIELSIDVKVPLNWVKVNSTKKTIRYHPPEVLSALDKLSLANEELNIACQSAWNSFLEEFGKYYSDFQAAVQALAALDCLHSLAILSRNKNYVRPLLVCDDEPVQIHISDGHHPVLEIILQDSFVPNNTDLHAEREYCQIVTGPNMGGKSCYIRQVALIAIMAQVGSFVPASSAKLHVLDGIYTRMGASDSIQQGRSTFLEELSEASHILRTCTARSLVIIDELGRGTSTHDGVAIAYATLHHLLEHKRCMVLFVTHYPKIAEIITKFPISVGAYHVSYLASHKTKGSMATESDHDVTYLYKLVPGVSDKSFGLKVAELAQLPSSCIRRASTMATKLEMVVSNRTGSKHSNLQLLDSTSLYEKEKEKRLKMESREWLGTYKQFMMDLEALLSVEDQVKSFQHLEEARDIAQKLLSCRDNDSPLLSRNSTQEAPL, encoded by the exons ATGGGAAAGCAGAAGCAACAAGTGATATCTCGTTTCTTTGCTCCCAAATCCAAAACCCCAACATCATCAACGCCTCCAAACCCTTCATCATCACTGCCTTCACCTTCTTCAAGTTTTCTCGTAGTCCCACCAACCCCACCTCCTAAAATTTCAGCCACGGTCACTTTCTCACCATCCAAACGCCTTCGTACTTCCCCAGCTTCCAGACCTCCTAAAGTCCCCAAACTCTCTCCCCACACTCATAATCCCATACCCCAACTTCCCAGTTCCTCGCTTCATCaaaagtttctagagaaacttcTAGAACCCACCTCCCACATCGCAGAACAGCACAAGACTTCAAGTACTCCATCATCATCAAAATCGACTGTTAAGTACACGCCATTGGAGCAACAAGTGGTGGACTTAAAGAAGAAACACCCAGATGTTCTTTTGATGGTGGAAGTCGGTTACAAGTATAGATTTTTTGGCGAAGATGCGGAAATGGCTGCGAGGGTTTTGGGGATTTATGCTCACATGGATCATAATTTTCTGACTGCGAGTGTGCCTACTTTCCGATTGAATGTTCATGTGAGAAGGCTGGTTAGTGCTGGCTTTAAGGTCGGCGTGGTTAAGCAGACCGAGACGGCGGCCATTAAGGCTCATGGCTCGAATAGCATAGGTCCATTTTGTAGAGGGCTATCGGCATTGTACACGAAGGCCACGTTGGAGGCGGCCGAGGATGTGGGAGGAAAGGAAGAAGGGTGTGGTGCAGATAGTAATTATCTGGTTTGTGCTGTGGAAAAAAGCGTTTTGGTAGAGAAAATGGATTCTAGTTTTGGAATGGAAAGTGGGATTGAGGTAAAAGTTGGGATTGTTGGGGTGGAGATATCAACTGGGGATGTTGTTTATGGTGAGTTCAATGATAATTTTATGAGGAGTGGACTTGAGGCTGTTATTCTGAGCTTGTCTCCTGCTGAATTCATTCTTGGGCAGCCACTATCAAAACAAACTGAAAAG TTATTGCTTGGTTATGCTGGACCTACCTCAAATATTCGTGTGGAGCGTATCTCACGAGATTGCTTCATGGATGGTGGTGCACTCGCTGAAGTTATGACTTTATATGAAAAAATGGATGACTATAATTCACTAGATGATTTAAAGCAAAACAAAGAGGTGACTGAAAAGGGAAATCGTCATTTGGCAATTGAG GGAATCATGAACATGCCAGATTTGGTCATCCAAGCGTTAGCCCTGACTATTCGTTATCTGAAACAATTTGGTTTTGAAAGGATATTTTGTCAAGGAGCTTCTTTTAGGCCCTTATCCAGCAACTTCGAGATGACCCTTTCTGCCAATGCACTTCAACAGTTGGAG GTTTTGCAGAACAACAATGatgggtccgaatctggctctTTGTTGCAGTCCATGAATCACACTCTCACTATATTTGGTTCAAGACTTCTTAGGCACTGG GTAACACGCCCTTTATGTGACAGAAACTTGATTATTGCTCGCCATGATGCTGTTTCTGAAATTGGAGAATCCATGGGATCTACTCAAGCTTTTCAAGAGGATGCAGAAAATGCACAAATAAAAAAACCAGAGTTTTATCATGTACTCTCTTCGGTTTTGACAAATTTAGGAAGGGCACCTGATATTCAACGGGGAATAACACGAATTTTCCATCGGACTGCCACACCAACTGAG TTCATTTCAGTTATTCAAGCAATTTTACATGCTGGAAAACAACTTCAACAACTTTACAATGAAGTAGAGGAAGAGAGTAATGAATTTCTCAAAACAACAAATGTATGTTCTGAGCTATTAAGGAAGTTGATACTGACTGCATCGTCATCCACTGTGATTAGACATGCTGCAAAATTGTTGTCTTCCCTAGACAAAGATGCTGCTGATAAACGGGACCTACAAAACTTAATCATTTCTGGTGGTCAATTTCTTGAG GTTGCTAGAGCCCGTAAAGAGATTCAATCGACAAAGGGGGAATTGGATTCTTTGATTACTTTGTTTCGCAAGCAGCTTAGAATGAGCAAGCTGGAATTCATGAGTGTGTCTGGGACAACACATTTGATAGAG TTATCCATTGATGTAAAGGTGCCCTTGAATTGGGTGAAGGTTAATAGTACCAAAAAAACAATCCGGTATCATCCACCTGAAGTGCTAAGTGCCTTAGATAAGCTGTCACTGGCAAATGAGGAGCTTAATATTGCTTGTCAATCTGCTTGGAATAGCTTTCTAGAGGAATTTGGTAAATATTATTCTGATTTCCAAGCCGCCGTTCAAGCACTGGCTGCTTTAGATTGTCTGCATTCACTGGCCATTCTTTCAAGAAATAAG AATTATGTTCGTCCTCTACTCGTATGCGATGATGAACCTGTACAGATACATATCTCTGATGGTCACCATCCG GTGTTAGAGATTATATTACAAGACAGTTTTGTCCCAAACAACACAGACTTGCATGCAGAGAGAGAGTATTGTCAAATTGTTACTGGACCTAACATGGGTGGAAAGAGTTGCTACATTCGTCAAGTTGCTCTAATTGCTATTATGGCTCAG GTTGGTTCCTTTGTACCAGCGTCATCAGCAAAACTGCATGTTCTTGATGGCATCTACACCCGAATGGGTGCCTCCGATAGTATCCAACAAGGGAGAAGCACCTTCCTAGAAGAACTGTCTGAGGCGTCACATATACTCCGAACTTGCACTGCACGCTCTCTGGTTATAATCGATGAGCTTGGAAGAGGCACTAGCACACACGATGGTGTGGCCATTGCTTATGCTACTTTGCATCACCTTCTGGAGCACAAAAGATGCATGGTCCTCTTCGTCACTCACTACCCTAAAATTGCTGAGATCATAACTAAATTCCCCATTTCTGTCGGGGCATACCATGTCTCATACCTTGCTTCACATAAAACTAAGGGTTCAATGGCTACTGAATCTGATCATGATGTCACCTACCTATATAAGCTTGTGCCTGGCGTTTCAGATAAGAGTTTTGGGTTAAAGGTTGCAGAGCTAGCACAG CTACCATCTTCGTGTATCCGTCGAGCTTCTACCATGGCTACGAAATTAGAAATGGTGGTAAGCAACAGAACAGGAAGTAAGCATAGCAACTTGCAGTTGTTAGACTCAACATCATTAtatgagaaagaaaaagaaaagaggctGAAAATGGAATCTAGGGAGTGGTTGGGTACTTACAAGCAATTCATGATGGACTTGGAAGCTTTACTATCTGTAGAAGATCAAGTAAAGAGCTTCCAACATTTGGAGGAGGCTAGAGACATTGCACAGAAATTGTTAAGCTGCAGGGATAATGATTCTCCTCTTTTAAGTAGAAATAGCACACAAGAAGCACCATTGTGA
- the LOC133834745 gene encoding DNA mismatch repair protein MSH3 isoform X1: MGKQKQQVISRFFAPKSKTPTSSTPPNPSSSLPSPSSSFLVVPPTPPPKISATVTFSPSKRLRTSPASRPPKVPKLSPHTHNPIPQLPSSSLHQKFLEKLLEPTSHIAEQHKTSSTPSSSKSTVKYTPLEQQVVDLKKKHPDVLLMVEVGYKYRFFGEDAEMAARVLGIYAHMDHNFLTASVPTFRLNVHVRRLVSAGFKVGVVKQTETAAIKAHGSNSIGPFCRGLSALYTKATLEAAEDVGGKEEGCGADSNYLVCAVEKSVLVEKMDSSFGMESGIEVKVGIVGVEISTGDVVYGEFNDNFMRSGLEAVILSLSPAEFILGQPLSKQTEKLLLGYAGPTSNIRVERISRDCFMDGGALAEVMTLYEKMDDYNSLDDLKQNKEVTEKGNRHLAIEGIMNMPDLVIQALALTIRYLKQFGFERIFCQGASFRPLSSNFEMTLSANALQQLEFPFQVLQNNNDGSESGSLLQSMNHTLTIFGSRLLRHWVTRPLCDRNLIIARHDAVSEIGESMGSTQAFQEDAENAQIKKPEFYHVLSSVLTNLGRAPDIQRGITRIFHRTATPTEFISVIQAILHAGKQLQQLYNEVEEESNEFLKTTNVCSELLRKLILTASSSTVIRHAAKLLSSLDKDAADKRDLQNLIISGGQFLEVARARKEIQSTKGELDSLITLFRKQLRMSKLEFMSVSGTTHLIELSIDVKVPLNWVKVNSTKKTIRYHPPEVLSALDKLSLANEELNIACQSAWNSFLEEFGKYYSDFQAAVQALAALDCLHSLAILSRNKNYVRPLLVCDDEPVQIHISDGHHPVLEIILQDSFVPNNTDLHAEREYCQIVTGPNMGGKSCYIRQVALIAIMAQVGSFVPASSAKLHVLDGIYTRMGASDSIQQGRSTFLEELSEASHILRTCTARSLVIIDELGRGTSTHDGVAIAYATLHHLLEHKRCMVLFVTHYPKIAEIITKFPISVGAYHVSYLASHKTKGSMATESDHDVTYLYKLVPGVSDKSFGLKVAELAQLPSSCIRRASTMATKLEMVVSNRTGSKHSNLQLLDSTSLYEKEKEKRLKMESREWLGTYKQFMMDLEALLSVEDQVKSFQHLEEARDIAQKLLSCRDNDSPLLSRNSTQEAPL, encoded by the exons ATGGGAAAGCAGAAGCAACAAGTGATATCTCGTTTCTTTGCTCCCAAATCCAAAACCCCAACATCATCAACGCCTCCAAACCCTTCATCATCACTGCCTTCACCTTCTTCAAGTTTTCTCGTAGTCCCACCAACCCCACCTCCTAAAATTTCAGCCACGGTCACTTTCTCACCATCCAAACGCCTTCGTACTTCCCCAGCTTCCAGACCTCCTAAAGTCCCCAAACTCTCTCCCCACACTCATAATCCCATACCCCAACTTCCCAGTTCCTCGCTTCATCaaaagtttctagagaaacttcTAGAACCCACCTCCCACATCGCAGAACAGCACAAGACTTCAAGTACTCCATCATCATCAAAATCGACTGTTAAGTACACGCCATTGGAGCAACAAGTGGTGGACTTAAAGAAGAAACACCCAGATGTTCTTTTGATGGTGGAAGTCGGTTACAAGTATAGATTTTTTGGCGAAGATGCGGAAATGGCTGCGAGGGTTTTGGGGATTTATGCTCACATGGATCATAATTTTCTGACTGCGAGTGTGCCTACTTTCCGATTGAATGTTCATGTGAGAAGGCTGGTTAGTGCTGGCTTTAAGGTCGGCGTGGTTAAGCAGACCGAGACGGCGGCCATTAAGGCTCATGGCTCGAATAGCATAGGTCCATTTTGTAGAGGGCTATCGGCATTGTACACGAAGGCCACGTTGGAGGCGGCCGAGGATGTGGGAGGAAAGGAAGAAGGGTGTGGTGCAGATAGTAATTATCTGGTTTGTGCTGTGGAAAAAAGCGTTTTGGTAGAGAAAATGGATTCTAGTTTTGGAATGGAAAGTGGGATTGAGGTAAAAGTTGGGATTGTTGGGGTGGAGATATCAACTGGGGATGTTGTTTATGGTGAGTTCAATGATAATTTTATGAGGAGTGGACTTGAGGCTGTTATTCTGAGCTTGTCTCCTGCTGAATTCATTCTTGGGCAGCCACTATCAAAACAAACTGAAAAG TTATTGCTTGGTTATGCTGGACCTACCTCAAATATTCGTGTGGAGCGTATCTCACGAGATTGCTTCATGGATGGTGGTGCACTCGCTGAAGTTATGACTTTATATGAAAAAATGGATGACTATAATTCACTAGATGATTTAAAGCAAAACAAAGAGGTGACTGAAAAGGGAAATCGTCATTTGGCAATTGAG GGAATCATGAACATGCCAGATTTGGTCATCCAAGCGTTAGCCCTGACTATTCGTTATCTGAAACAATTTGGTTTTGAAAGGATATTTTGTCAAGGAGCTTCTTTTAGGCCCTTATCCAGCAACTTCGAGATGACCCTTTCTGCCAATGCACTTCAACAGTTGGAG TTTCCCTTTCAGGTTTTGCAGAACAACAATGatgggtccgaatctggctctTTGTTGCAGTCCATGAATCACACTCTCACTATATTTGGTTCAAGACTTCTTAGGCACTGG GTAACACGCCCTTTATGTGACAGAAACTTGATTATTGCTCGCCATGATGCTGTTTCTGAAATTGGAGAATCCATGGGATCTACTCAAGCTTTTCAAGAGGATGCAGAAAATGCACAAATAAAAAAACCAGAGTTTTATCATGTACTCTCTTCGGTTTTGACAAATTTAGGAAGGGCACCTGATATTCAACGGGGAATAACACGAATTTTCCATCGGACTGCCACACCAACTGAG TTCATTTCAGTTATTCAAGCAATTTTACATGCTGGAAAACAACTTCAACAACTTTACAATGAAGTAGAGGAAGAGAGTAATGAATTTCTCAAAACAACAAATGTATGTTCTGAGCTATTAAGGAAGTTGATACTGACTGCATCGTCATCCACTGTGATTAGACATGCTGCAAAATTGTTGTCTTCCCTAGACAAAGATGCTGCTGATAAACGGGACCTACAAAACTTAATCATTTCTGGTGGTCAATTTCTTGAG GTTGCTAGAGCCCGTAAAGAGATTCAATCGACAAAGGGGGAATTGGATTCTTTGATTACTTTGTTTCGCAAGCAGCTTAGAATGAGCAAGCTGGAATTCATGAGTGTGTCTGGGACAACACATTTGATAGAG TTATCCATTGATGTAAAGGTGCCCTTGAATTGGGTGAAGGTTAATAGTACCAAAAAAACAATCCGGTATCATCCACCTGAAGTGCTAAGTGCCTTAGATAAGCTGTCACTGGCAAATGAGGAGCTTAATATTGCTTGTCAATCTGCTTGGAATAGCTTTCTAGAGGAATTTGGTAAATATTATTCTGATTTCCAAGCCGCCGTTCAAGCACTGGCTGCTTTAGATTGTCTGCATTCACTGGCCATTCTTTCAAGAAATAAG AATTATGTTCGTCCTCTACTCGTATGCGATGATGAACCTGTACAGATACATATCTCTGATGGTCACCATCCG GTGTTAGAGATTATATTACAAGACAGTTTTGTCCCAAACAACACAGACTTGCATGCAGAGAGAGAGTATTGTCAAATTGTTACTGGACCTAACATGGGTGGAAAGAGTTGCTACATTCGTCAAGTTGCTCTAATTGCTATTATGGCTCAG GTTGGTTCCTTTGTACCAGCGTCATCAGCAAAACTGCATGTTCTTGATGGCATCTACACCCGAATGGGTGCCTCCGATAGTATCCAACAAGGGAGAAGCACCTTCCTAGAAGAACTGTCTGAGGCGTCACATATACTCCGAACTTGCACTGCACGCTCTCTGGTTATAATCGATGAGCTTGGAAGAGGCACTAGCACACACGATGGTGTGGCCATTGCTTATGCTACTTTGCATCACCTTCTGGAGCACAAAAGATGCATGGTCCTCTTCGTCACTCACTACCCTAAAATTGCTGAGATCATAACTAAATTCCCCATTTCTGTCGGGGCATACCATGTCTCATACCTTGCTTCACATAAAACTAAGGGTTCAATGGCTACTGAATCTGATCATGATGTCACCTACCTATATAAGCTTGTGCCTGGCGTTTCAGATAAGAGTTTTGGGTTAAAGGTTGCAGAGCTAGCACAG CTACCATCTTCGTGTATCCGTCGAGCTTCTACCATGGCTACGAAATTAGAAATGGTGGTAAGCAACAGAACAGGAAGTAAGCATAGCAACTTGCAGTTGTTAGACTCAACATCATTAtatgagaaagaaaaagaaaagaggctGAAAATGGAATCTAGGGAGTGGTTGGGTACTTACAAGCAATTCATGATGGACTTGGAAGCTTTACTATCTGTAGAAGATCAAGTAAAGAGCTTCCAACATTTGGAGGAGGCTAGAGACATTGCACAGAAATTGTTAAGCTGCAGGGATAATGATTCTCCTCTTTTAAGTAGAAATAGCACACAAGAAGCACCATTGTGA
- the LOC133834745 gene encoding DNA mismatch repair protein MSH3 isoform X3: MGKQKQQVISRFFAPKSKTPTSSTPPNPSSSLPSPSSSFLVVPPTPPPKISATVTFSPSKRLRTSPASRPPKVPKLSPHTHNPIPQLPSSSLHQKFLEKLLEPTSHIAEQHKTSSTPSSSKSTVKYTPLEQQVVDLKKKHPDVLLMVEVGYKYRFFGEDAEMAARVLGIYAHMDHNFLTASVPTFRLNVHVRRLVSAGFKVGVVKQTETAAIKAHGSNSIGPFCRGLSALYTKATLEAAEDVGGKEEGCGADSNYLVCAVEKSVLVEKMDSSFGMESGIEVKVGIVGVEISTGDVVYGEFNDNFMRSGLEAVILSLSPAEFILGQPLSKQTEKLLLGYAGPTSNIRVERISRDCFMDGGALAEVMTLYEKMDDYNSLDDLKQNKEGIMNMPDLVIQALALTIRYLKQFGFERIFCQGASFRPLSSNFEMTLSANALQQLEFPFQVLQNNNDGSESGSLLQSMNHTLTIFGSRLLRHWVTRPLCDRNLIIARHDAVSEIGESMGSTQAFQEDAENAQIKKPEFYHVLSSVLTNLGRAPDIQRGITRIFHRTATPTEFISVIQAILHAGKQLQQLYNEVEEESNEFLKTTNVCSELLRKLILTASSSTVIRHAAKLLSSLDKDAADKRDLQNLIISGGQFLEVARARKEIQSTKGELDSLITLFRKQLRMSKLEFMSVSGTTHLIELSIDVKVPLNWVKVNSTKKTIRYHPPEVLSALDKLSLANEELNIACQSAWNSFLEEFGKYYSDFQAAVQALAALDCLHSLAILSRNKNYVRPLLVCDDEPVQIHISDGHHPVLEIILQDSFVPNNTDLHAEREYCQIVTGPNMGGKSCYIRQVALIAIMAQVGSFVPASSAKLHVLDGIYTRMGASDSIQQGRSTFLEELSEASHILRTCTARSLVIIDELGRGTSTHDGVAIAYATLHHLLEHKRCMVLFVTHYPKIAEIITKFPISVGAYHVSYLASHKTKGSMATESDHDVTYLYKLVPGVSDKSFGLKVAELAQLPSSCIRRASTMATKLEMVVSNRTGSKHSNLQLLDSTSLYEKEKEKRLKMESREWLGTYKQFMMDLEALLSVEDQVKSFQHLEEARDIAQKLLSCRDNDSPLLSRNSTQEAPL; this comes from the exons ATGGGAAAGCAGAAGCAACAAGTGATATCTCGTTTCTTTGCTCCCAAATCCAAAACCCCAACATCATCAACGCCTCCAAACCCTTCATCATCACTGCCTTCACCTTCTTCAAGTTTTCTCGTAGTCCCACCAACCCCACCTCCTAAAATTTCAGCCACGGTCACTTTCTCACCATCCAAACGCCTTCGTACTTCCCCAGCTTCCAGACCTCCTAAAGTCCCCAAACTCTCTCCCCACACTCATAATCCCATACCCCAACTTCCCAGTTCCTCGCTTCATCaaaagtttctagagaaacttcTAGAACCCACCTCCCACATCGCAGAACAGCACAAGACTTCAAGTACTCCATCATCATCAAAATCGACTGTTAAGTACACGCCATTGGAGCAACAAGTGGTGGACTTAAAGAAGAAACACCCAGATGTTCTTTTGATGGTGGAAGTCGGTTACAAGTATAGATTTTTTGGCGAAGATGCGGAAATGGCTGCGAGGGTTTTGGGGATTTATGCTCACATGGATCATAATTTTCTGACTGCGAGTGTGCCTACTTTCCGATTGAATGTTCATGTGAGAAGGCTGGTTAGTGCTGGCTTTAAGGTCGGCGTGGTTAAGCAGACCGAGACGGCGGCCATTAAGGCTCATGGCTCGAATAGCATAGGTCCATTTTGTAGAGGGCTATCGGCATTGTACACGAAGGCCACGTTGGAGGCGGCCGAGGATGTGGGAGGAAAGGAAGAAGGGTGTGGTGCAGATAGTAATTATCTGGTTTGTGCTGTGGAAAAAAGCGTTTTGGTAGAGAAAATGGATTCTAGTTTTGGAATGGAAAGTGGGATTGAGGTAAAAGTTGGGATTGTTGGGGTGGAGATATCAACTGGGGATGTTGTTTATGGTGAGTTCAATGATAATTTTATGAGGAGTGGACTTGAGGCTGTTATTCTGAGCTTGTCTCCTGCTGAATTCATTCTTGGGCAGCCACTATCAAAACAAACTGAAAAG TTATTGCTTGGTTATGCTGGACCTACCTCAAATATTCGTGTGGAGCGTATCTCACGAGATTGCTTCATGGATGGTGGTGCACTCGCTGAAGTTATGACTTTATATGAAAAAATGGATGACTATAATTCACTAGATGATTTAAAGCAAAACAAAGAG GGAATCATGAACATGCCAGATTTGGTCATCCAAGCGTTAGCCCTGACTATTCGTTATCTGAAACAATTTGGTTTTGAAAGGATATTTTGTCAAGGAGCTTCTTTTAGGCCCTTATCCAGCAACTTCGAGATGACCCTTTCTGCCAATGCACTTCAACAGTTGGAG TTTCCCTTTCAGGTTTTGCAGAACAACAATGatgggtccgaatctggctctTTGTTGCAGTCCATGAATCACACTCTCACTATATTTGGTTCAAGACTTCTTAGGCACTGG GTAACACGCCCTTTATGTGACAGAAACTTGATTATTGCTCGCCATGATGCTGTTTCTGAAATTGGAGAATCCATGGGATCTACTCAAGCTTTTCAAGAGGATGCAGAAAATGCACAAATAAAAAAACCAGAGTTTTATCATGTACTCTCTTCGGTTTTGACAAATTTAGGAAGGGCACCTGATATTCAACGGGGAATAACACGAATTTTCCATCGGACTGCCACACCAACTGAG TTCATTTCAGTTATTCAAGCAATTTTACATGCTGGAAAACAACTTCAACAACTTTACAATGAAGTAGAGGAAGAGAGTAATGAATTTCTCAAAACAACAAATGTATGTTCTGAGCTATTAAGGAAGTTGATACTGACTGCATCGTCATCCACTGTGATTAGACATGCTGCAAAATTGTTGTCTTCCCTAGACAAAGATGCTGCTGATAAACGGGACCTACAAAACTTAATCATTTCTGGTGGTCAATTTCTTGAG GTTGCTAGAGCCCGTAAAGAGATTCAATCGACAAAGGGGGAATTGGATTCTTTGATTACTTTGTTTCGCAAGCAGCTTAGAATGAGCAAGCTGGAATTCATGAGTGTGTCTGGGACAACACATTTGATAGAG TTATCCATTGATGTAAAGGTGCCCTTGAATTGGGTGAAGGTTAATAGTACCAAAAAAACAATCCGGTATCATCCACCTGAAGTGCTAAGTGCCTTAGATAAGCTGTCACTGGCAAATGAGGAGCTTAATATTGCTTGTCAATCTGCTTGGAATAGCTTTCTAGAGGAATTTGGTAAATATTATTCTGATTTCCAAGCCGCCGTTCAAGCACTGGCTGCTTTAGATTGTCTGCATTCACTGGCCATTCTTTCAAGAAATAAG AATTATGTTCGTCCTCTACTCGTATGCGATGATGAACCTGTACAGATACATATCTCTGATGGTCACCATCCG GTGTTAGAGATTATATTACAAGACAGTTTTGTCCCAAACAACACAGACTTGCATGCAGAGAGAGAGTATTGTCAAATTGTTACTGGACCTAACATGGGTGGAAAGAGTTGCTACATTCGTCAAGTTGCTCTAATTGCTATTATGGCTCAG GTTGGTTCCTTTGTACCAGCGTCATCAGCAAAACTGCATGTTCTTGATGGCATCTACACCCGAATGGGTGCCTCCGATAGTATCCAACAAGGGAGAAGCACCTTCCTAGAAGAACTGTCTGAGGCGTCACATATACTCCGAACTTGCACTGCACGCTCTCTGGTTATAATCGATGAGCTTGGAAGAGGCACTAGCACACACGATGGTGTGGCCATTGCTTATGCTACTTTGCATCACCTTCTGGAGCACAAAAGATGCATGGTCCTCTTCGTCACTCACTACCCTAAAATTGCTGAGATCATAACTAAATTCCCCATTTCTGTCGGGGCATACCATGTCTCATACCTTGCTTCACATAAAACTAAGGGTTCAATGGCTACTGAATCTGATCATGATGTCACCTACCTATATAAGCTTGTGCCTGGCGTTTCAGATAAGAGTTTTGGGTTAAAGGTTGCAGAGCTAGCACAG CTACCATCTTCGTGTATCCGTCGAGCTTCTACCATGGCTACGAAATTAGAAATGGTGGTAAGCAACAGAACAGGAAGTAAGCATAGCAACTTGCAGTTGTTAGACTCAACATCATTAtatgagaaagaaaaagaaaagaggctGAAAATGGAATCTAGGGAGTGGTTGGGTACTTACAAGCAATTCATGATGGACTTGGAAGCTTTACTATCTGTAGAAGATCAAGTAAAGAGCTTCCAACATTTGGAGGAGGCTAGAGACATTGCACAGAAATTGTTAAGCTGCAGGGATAATGATTCTCCTCTTTTAAGTAGAAATAGCACACAAGAAGCACCATTGTGA